The Synechococcus sp. RS9909 genomic interval CCGGCCTGTGAAAAGACTGCGAAGAAACACCAGCGCCAGGCCGAGGCCGATGAAGGCAAAGCTGAAGGTGGCGACAAAACACATGCCGGTCAGCAGGGTCTTGAGCGCCGAAGCAATGCTCTGGGCAATCGCCGAGCTGTAGTGGGGTGGATGCTCCGCGAAATAGAGCACCATGCGCTTGCTCAGACCAAGGCTGAGCCAGGCCAGCAGCAGGCTCGTGAGGGATCCGGAGAGAAAACTGAGCGGCCCTTTGCGCCGCGCGTCGACCGGGGGGGTGCTGTTGGTGTCACTCATGCCAACAGCTTGGCCCCATGGCCGAGAAAGGAACAACTCCAGGCCTCCAGCCCGGCGGCCTGAAACTGCGGCATCCCCTGCTCCAGGGCCCCGTCGGCCTGGGGTCGCCCCGGAAACAGGGCGAAGCAACTCGGCCCCGACCCGCTCATCGCCACCCGCAGCTGGCCAGGAAGCGCCTGCAACAGCTTGAGGGCTGTTTGCACTGCCGGCGTCTGCGGCGCCACCACATCCTGGAGGTCATTGCGCAGTGGCGGTGGCGGTGGCGAAGCGGCCTGGGCCAACGGCAACCAGGAAGCCTGCCGCAGGGCGGAGCGCCGTTGCTCAAACGCCGCTTCTCCTTCGAGGTAGGAGGCACCACGCAGGCGACGGCATTCGCCGTAGGCCCATGGCGTTGACACGCTGACGCCGGGATCTTTCACCAGCACAATCCCCAAAGGCTCGGACGCCTCAGCCGCAGCGGGCAAGGGCTCGAGGCGTTCGCCTCGACCGAAGCACAGCTGGGTACCTCCCGACACGCAAAAGGGCA includes:
- a CDS encoding DUF3082 domain-containing protein translates to MSDTNSTPPVDARRKGPLSFLSGSLTSLLLAWLSLGLSKRMVLYFAEHPPHYSSAIAQSIASALKTLLTGMCFVATFSFAFIGLGLALVFLRSLFTGRPADPA
- the ispE gene encoding 4-(cytidine 5'-diphospho)-2-C-methyl-D-erythritol kinase, with protein sequence MTATVRVSAPAKINLHLEVLGLRPDGFHELAMVMQSIDLADELLCENTADASLQLSCDRPELSCGADNLILRAAELLRQRSGFAELGARLHLRKRIPIGAGLAGGSSDGAATLVALNTLWGLGHSQADLERMAAELGSDMPFCVSGGTQLCFGRGERLEPLPAAAEASEPLGIVLVKDPGVSVSTPWAYGECRRLRGASYLEGEAAFEQRRSALRQASWLPLAQAASPPPPPLRNDLQDVVAPQTPAVQTALKLLQALPGQLRVAMSGSGPSCFALFPGRPQADGALEQGMPQFQAAGLEAWSCSFLGHGAKLLA